The Falco rusticolus isolate bFalRus1 chromosome 15, bFalRus1.pri, whole genome shotgun sequence genome has a segment encoding these proteins:
- the CLEC3A gene encoding C-type lectin domain family 3 member A, with product MAQTGLRIFLLISILLLDQTISQASKFKARKHSKRRVKEKDDLKTQIDKLWREVNALKEMQALQTVCLRGTKAHKKCYLISEGTKHFHEANEDCIAKGGTLAIPRNNDETNTLRDYGKKSMPRVSEFWLGVTDMINEGKFVDVNGMALQYFNWDRAQPNGGKRENCVFFSQSSQGKWVDEACHTAKRYICEFLIP from the exons ATGGCACAAACAGGACTTAGGATTTTTCTACTCATAAGCATACTACTGCTGGATCAGACCATCAGCCAGGCTTCCAAATTCAAAGCCAGGAAGCACAGCAAACGTAGAGTGAAAG aaaaagatgacCTAAAGACCCAGATTGACAAATTGTGGCGAGAAGTAAATGctctgaaagaaatgcaagcACTTCAGACAG TCTGTCTTCGTGGGACAAAGGCCCATAAGAAGTGCTACCTCATATCAGAGGGTACCAAACATTTTCATGAAGCCAACGAAGACTGCATAGCCAAGGGAGGGACACTGGCGATCCCAAGGAATAACGATGAAACAAACACTCTTCGAGATTATGGCAAGAAAAGCATGCCTAGAGTGTCTGAGTTTTGGTTGGGTGTCACTGACATGATAAACGAAGGGAAATTTGTTGATGTCAATGGTATGGCTCTACAGTACTTCAACTGGGATCGTGCCCAGCCCAATGGGGGGAAGCGTGAaaactgtgtctttttttctcagtcatcTCAAGGCAAGTGGGTGGATGAAGCCTGCCATACTGCTAAAAGATACATTTGTGAATTTCTGATCCCATAA